The Pectobacterium wasabiae CFBP 3304 DNA segment AAGGAGCGAGCGGACGTCGTATGTGGATGGACTGCGTGAAGTTGGGCATTGAGGCGCGTAAACAACTACTGACGCGCTGTTCTCTCATCAAACCGTTCGTGCCTGTCACGGTCGGCGGCGCGCTCTGGCAGGATCACGATACAGAGACGATCGCGCAGGATGTGCGTTTCTTCAATTTTGAGCCGGGCGAGAAATGGCACGCGTTTGAAGGGTACGCAGAGGATCAGTATTTTATCGATCCCTGCAAATTGTTGCTGACGACGCCGGGTATTGATGCGGTTAGCGGCGATTACACCGAGTTTGGTATTCCGGCGACGATCCTTGCCAACTATCTGCGTGAGCATGGCATTATCCCTGAAAAATGCGATATGAACTCGATCCTGTTCCTGCTAACGCCAGCGGAAGATGCTGCAAAAATGCAGGAACTGGTGAATGCGCTGGTGCATTTCGAAACACTGATTGCCCGCGATGCGCCGCTGAGTGAAGTGTTGCCCAGCCTGTATCAGAAATACAAAGAGCGTTACCGTGGTTACCGACTGCGTCGGTTGTGCCAGGAAATGCATGATTTTTACGCCCAGCACAACGTGAAAGATCTGCAAAAAGCAATGTTCCGCAAAAGCGAATTTCCGTCTGTGGTGATGCTGCCACAGGATGCCAACAGAGAATTTGTACGCGGGAATATCGAGTTGATTCCTATCGATGAAGCGGAAGGACGTATCGCGGCGGAAGGGGCATTGCCGTATCCACCAGGCGTACTGTGTGTTGTGCCGGGTGAAACTTGGGGCGGGGCGGTACAGCGCTATTTTCTGGCGCTGGAAGATGGGATTAACCTGCTGCCCGGCTTTTCGCCGGAATTGCAGGGTGTTTACAGCGTTGCGGAAGAAGATGGCAGCAAACGGCTGTACGGTTACGTGGTAGAAGAGTAATTACATTTATCTTCAGACCGTTGACAAGCCTATTTACCGAATGAAAACGGGAGTAACGGAATAGAAGAGTAAAGCGTTTGTGCCAGGAATGGCGCAAGCCGAGCTTACAGGGACGTACTTGCAGCGTCTTTACGATCTATCCGTTACTCCTGCTCTACGGACTTTGTCAGTAACCTCAAACTCAGGCTCGGAAACGGGCCTGAGTTTTTTATTTCTTAAAGCAAGATGATTTCTTATCGCAGGACCGCTAACGCAGGCTGGATCCCTATTGGTTGGCGAGTTTCACCGCTTCATGCTGCTTTTTCAGACCGCGCCAGCCGATGATCAACATGATTGTCAGCACTGGAATCGTTGCAATCGTCCAGGTGCCGTTCGGGTAATCAAACGCCATCAGTCCCAACACACTGACTAAAAAAGCCAGTGTCAGCCATGATGTCACAGGTGCACCGGGCATTTTGAACGCAACTGGTTTGGCTTTCCCCTGACGAATTGCTTTACGCAACTGCATCTGGCACAGAATGATGAACGCCCAGGAGCAGATAATGCCGAGCGAGGCGATATTCAGGACGATCTCGAACACTTGCGACGGCACCACGTAGTTCAGCACCACACCGATAATGTGGATGCAGACCGTCACCAAAATACCGGTATAGGGTACGGACTGTTTGCTCATTTTCGACAGGAAAGCGGGCGCGGAACCACCCAGCGACAGCGAGCGCAGAATGCGACCGGTCGAATAGAGACCGGAGTTCAGGCTGGACAGCGCAGCGGACAGTACTACGATGTTCATAATCGTTCCGATATAGGGAACACCCAGCTTGCTGAAGAAGGTCACAAACGGGCTTTGCCCTGCCTGATACGCGTTCCACGGCAGCAGGCAGACCAACAGTGCGACGGAACCGACGTAGAACAGACCGATACGCCAGATAACGCTGTTGACGGCTTTCGGCAGTACCTGCTCCGGATTTTTACATTCGCCCGCCGTTGTCCCGATGATTTCGATACCGGCAAAGGCAAATATCACGCCCTGAACCAGCACCAGCGCGGGCAGAATGCCGTGCGGGAACAGGCCACCGTTATCGGTAATCAGATGCAGGCCGGGCGTGTTGCCATCCAGCAGGCTGCCGGTGCCGAGATAGACCGTGCCGACCACCAGAAAAATGGCGATGGCCGCGACCTTAATCAGTGCGAACCAGAATTCCATTTCAGCAAACCACTTCACGCCAATCAGATTCATCAAAGTGACAATAGATAGCGCACCCAACGCGAATAGCCACTGTGGCACATCGGCAAACGTGCCCCAGTAATGCATGTAGAGGGCGACGGCGGTGATGTCGACAATCCCGGTCATCGCCCAGTTGAGGAAGTACATCCAGCCCGCCACGTAGGAGGCTTTTTCACCCAAAAACTCACGCGAATACGAAACGAAACTGCCGCTGGTGGGGCGATGAACGATCAGCTCGCCCAGCGCGCGCAGGATGAAAAAAGAGAAAATGCCGCAAACCAGATAGACCAGCGCCAGTGCTGGGCCCGCCATTTGCAAACGTGCACCCGCACCAAGAAACAGCCCGGTGCCGATGGAGCCGCCAATCGCGATCATCTGCACGTGGCGGTTGCCGAGACTTTGGTGATAACCCTTTTCGTGGAGGTTCTGCTGAGCGGTATGATGCTCGCTATGAGGGGAGGAATGTTGTGTCATTGATGTCGATGTTTTCCTGTCTGTCACGCATCCTATGGTGATGCGTTCGCTATGATTATTTAAAATTCAAATGGTTACATTTTTACCTGCGGCGTTTTTTTATTGTGCATCGAGCGTGGTAAGCCGCATGGCTGAGAACAACGGCAGCGATGCTACCTTTTCCTATGTTCTGTGGCAAAAAAATGGAGAGAAGGAAAGTGTGTCAGGGGATGATAGCGTATGGGATGTGCGGTGCGTTAGACGGGGAGAATTTCGCCGCCCCGGTAATGCGATGGATATCCAGGGCGGGATGAACAGCAAAAAGATGACGGGTTACAAACTGATATCCGCGCGCGTTGGCCCTTGAAAATGGATGGCGTTGATATGACAGCTACGCGGCTGGGTGAGGGCAAAACGCATCGCTTCCCATATTGAGCGGGCATTCAGCAAGTGCTCACCCATTTTTTCTCCGCTAGCGGGATACTCATCAAAGCCGGTAACTTCAAAATCTGGCGGATAAAACCCTGTCACGCGAATATTTTCCTGTGCGACATGATGTGCCAGATTCTGGCTAAAACCGCTCATGCCGTGCTTGGCGGCGAAGAAGGCGGGGTGGGCGATAGAGTCGTTGAACTGCGGGATGCCGCAGACGGAAACCATAGCCAGAATATCGGCACTCTGTGAACGGCGTAAGCTCGGCAATAGCGCTTTGGTGAGCAGGATAGAGCCGGTCAGGCCGGCGTTGATGGTGCTGACGATATCTGTATCGGCATCTTCTTCTCCCAATGCGCCTTCCAGCCATTGCGCTGCGCTTAGCACGAGAATATCGACGGGCGTGCTGTCGTCCAGCAATCGTGCGGAAAAATCTCTGACTGAATCGGGGTTGGCAATATCGCATTGATAGGCGCAAGCCGTGCCGCCTTCCCGATGAATGATATCCACGCTGGTCTGCGCGTCGGCCTGTTTGCGGGCGCAAAGATCGACTGTCACCCCTTCGCGAGCTAGCCAGACGGATACCGCTTGTCCAAAGTCGCGACCGCCGCCAGTGACAATCGCGCGTTTACCTTTCAGCATCATGTGTTTCCTCAACGTCTGTTCTTCTGTTTCTGCGCATCGGGATACCGCATCAATGTGTTCGCTATATTTTCGGTGAGTCGGCCTGCGCGGCGGCATCTTCTTCCGCCTGCCGTAAAATGGCTTTGGCGACCCACTGCGTGACATCCTGAATGCTATCTTCTTCCAGATTCCAGATATCTTTCAGCACCAGAAAAACCTCGGAACCATAAATGAGGGATAAGGCATAGATCACTCGCTGTTGTGCCTCTGGCGTGATTTTTCCTTCTAGCGGTTCGGTGGCGATCTTGAGCAGACGTTTACGATTGCCGCGTGTCAGCGTATCGGAATGCAGTCGGTTAGAACGGCGGTCGGCCCACTGTTGAAGCGAAAGGTGCAGCGCTGCACGCAGCGCACCTTCATGCTCCAGCATCCTTGGGTAAGCAAAACGCAGCAGTTCGGCAACGCGTTCGCTGGCATCCGGTTGTGTCGGGTGCCACGCAAGGATGGGACCAAGGCTTTCGCCCACAACGGCCGAGACTAACGCACTTTGCGTCGGAAAATAGCGGTATGCCGTCGCGCGTGAAAGCTGAGCTGCAGCGGCAACATCAGTAATGGAAGGGAATATACCTTGATCGAACATATTCATGGCGGTATCGATCAGTAAACGACGGGTTTTCGCCCGTGTTGATGTCAGTTTTTCATCCTGTTCAATCACATAGACCTCATTGAATTTTCGGGCCGGAAGCTATCAGGCAGCACGGCGTTATCGCCTGAACTATAGCAAATTGAGTGATTCTTGTGCCACGTCAAGCTTTCTTACTGGTAATGTGTAGTCATACATAACATTTTGAGACTTTTGTCTCATTTGAGTATTTAATGATTTGTCTTTCTGATACTCAAGTCTCAATATGGCGACAAATTAATCTTGTCTGTTTTTGGTTTCTTGTAATTGTTATTTATATCAATCTGTTAATTGTTTCGCTAACGGTGGGAGGGATACCAAGTGGGAAGTGAAGTTGGCAGTGTTTATATTGCAAGTACAACGGATACTAAAGGAAAAGAACAGGTTTATGTCCGCGAGCTGATTGCCGCGACGGGCTTGAAAACTGTTACGGTCGATCTGTCAACGCATTCGCGGATGTCGGATGCAACAGATATCAGCGCAGAAACGGTGGCATCTTACCACCCGCAGGGCGTATCGGCGGTATTTTGCCATGACCGAGGGCAGGCGATTAGCGCCATGGCCGTTGCATTTGAGCACTTCATGCTGTCCCGTGATGATATTGCCGGTGTGCTTGGGCTTGGCGGTTCCGGCGGTACGGCGCTGATAACGCCCGCTATGCAGGCGTTACCCATTGGAATGCCGAAGTTGATGGTCTCAACGATGGCCTCTGGCGATATCTCCGGTTACATCGGTGCCAGCGATATCAGCATGATGTATTCCGTTACCGATGTCGCAGGTCTGAACCGTATTTCTCGTCAGGTTCTTGGCAACGCCGCGCACCAGATTGCTGGAGCCGTGAAGTTTCATATTCAGGAACATCATGAAGATAAGCCCGCGATTGGCCTGACCATGTTTGGTGTCACGACGCCGTGTATTCAGAAAGCCAGTGAATTGCTGGAGGCAGAGTTTGACTGTCTGGTCTTCCACGCGACGGGTAGCGGCGGAAAAGCGATGGAAAAGCTGGTGGATAGCCATTTGCTCACTGGCGTGCTCGATCTCACCACGACCGAAGTGTGTGATTTACTGTTTGATGGCGTGCTGGCCTGCGGGCTGGAACGATTTGATGCGATAGCCAATACGCGAGTGCCTTACGTGGCGTCCTGTGGGGCGCTGGACATGGTGAATTTTGGCTCTCCTGCCAGCGTGCCGGAGAAATACGCACATCGCCTGTTCTACAACCACAACGCGCAGGTCACTCTGATGCGTACCACGATAGACGAAAACATCGCGATGGCGCGCTGGATTGGCGAGAAGCTTAACCGTTGTGAAGGCGAAGTGCGTTTCCTGATCCCGGAAGGCGGCTTCTCCGCATTGGATGCGCCGGATCAGGCATTCTGGCACCCCGAAGCGCGTGACGCGTTTATCAGCACGTTGGAGAGCATTGTCCAGCAAACGGCAAGACGACAGATTATTCGTCTGCCTTTCCATATTAACGATCCTTTATTTGCCCACGCGGCTGTTGATGCGTTCCGGGCGTTAGTGAAGTAACAGGGAGAAAGCATGATGTCAGGCATAAATCGTCAGGAACTGCTGGCAAAATTCCGCGAAATGATCGCCCGCCGTGAGCCGATTATCGGTGGTGGTGCGGGAACGGGGCTTTCCGCAAAATGTGAAGAAGCGGGTGGCATCGATCTGATCGTGATCTACAACTCTGGGCGCTATCGTATGGCGGGAAGGGGGTCGCTTGCTGGCTTGTTAGCTTATGGCAACGCGAATGAAATCGTCGTGGATATGGCGAAAGAAGTGCTGCCAGTTGTAAAGCACACGCCGGTGCTGGCGGGGGTGAATGGCACCGATCCTTTTTGCCAGTTTGATAAGTTTCTGGATGACCTGAAAGCGTTGGGTTTCTCTGGCGTGCAAAACTTCCCAACCGTGGGGCTGATTGACGGTAATTTCCGCGCCAATCTGGAAGAAACTGGCATGGGGTATGCGCTGGAAGTGGACATGATTCGTCTGGCGCATGAAAAAGACATGCTGACTACGCCCTATGTGTTCAGTGCAGAAGATGCGGTTGCGATGACGAAAGCGGGGGCGGATATCATTGTGCCACACATGGGGTTAACGACTGGCGGCAATATTGGAGCGGAAACCTCGCTTAATCTGGCGGATTGCGTTCCGTTGATTAACCACTGGGCGGATGCAGCAAAAGCCGTGCGTAAGGATGTGATTGTGCTGTGCCACGGCGGGCCGATTTCAACGCCGCAGGATGCACAGTTCATTATGGATCACTGCCCGCAGTGTGATGGTTTTTACGGTGCCAGCTCCATGGAACGGCTACCGACAGAAATAGCGTTAACGGCTACGACACAGCAATTCAAAAAAATTAAGCGTTAATAGACTTTTTTGGCTCTATATCCGCCGATGTCCTAAAGCAGGAGTAAAGGCGGGTAAATTTTGCGCCAATATCAGGGATACGGCCAGCATAAGCTGGCCGGTATTTTATGTGTCCGAAGGTTAAAACATGCCTTCAAACGGGTTCCAGCTTTTACTGTCCCGGGTTTCTTTCAGGTAGTAGGCGTAGTTAGCGGCTGATGCCCACATAACACTGATAGCAAAGCCGATAGGCGTATTCATGTGTTGGGGAAGCGTGGCATCGAAAATGACTTCAATCAAAGTAATAACAAGGTTAATAGCAATGGCAATAGCAAGTAGCGTCAGGTTTTTTCGCCATAATCCAAGAACAAAGAAGTAAATTAGGCCAAAAAAGAAAGCTATAAAGTTGAAGTTAATCCGTATTTTTTCGAAAAAACTGAGGTTTTTTAATGCATTTTTATGGGCTGGCGTATT contains these protein-coding regions:
- a CDS encoding DUF2628 domain-containing protein, giving the protein MENTGEKQYSKKWQTRFSFYNEFGAPNTPAHKNALKNLSFFEKIRINFNFIAFFFGLIYFFVLGLWRKNLTLLAIAIAINLVITLIEVIFDATLPQHMNTPIGFAISVMWASAANYAYYLKETRDSKSWNPFEGMF
- a CDS encoding phosphoenolpyruvate hydrolase family protein; protein product: MSGINRQELLAKFREMIARREPIIGGGAGTGLSAKCEEAGGIDLIVIYNSGRYRMAGRGSLAGLLAYGNANEIVVDMAKEVLPVVKHTPVLAGVNGTDPFCQFDKFLDDLKALGFSGVQNFPTVGLIDGNFRANLEETGMGYALEVDMIRLAHEKDMLTTPYVFSAEDAVAMTKAGADIIVPHMGLTTGGNIGAETSLNLADCVPLINHWADAAKAVRKDVIVLCHGGPISTPQDAQFIMDHCPQCDGFYGASSMERLPTEIALTATTQQFKKIKR
- a CDS encoding TetR/AcrR family transcriptional regulator, with protein sequence MIEQDEKLTSTRAKTRRLLIDTAMNMFDQGIFPSITDVAAAAQLSRATAYRYFPTQSALVSAVVGESLGPILAWHPTQPDASERVAELLRFAYPRMLEHEGALRAALHLSLQQWADRRSNRLHSDTLTRGNRKRLLKIATEPLEGKITPEAQQRVIYALSLIYGSEVFLVLKDIWNLEEDSIQDVTQWVAKAILRQAEEDAAAQADSPKI
- the ansP gene encoding L-asparagine permease, with product MTQHSSPHSEHHTAQQNLHEKGYHQSLGNRHVQMIAIGGSIGTGLFLGAGARLQMAGPALALVYLVCGIFSFFILRALGELIVHRPTSGSFVSYSREFLGEKASYVAGWMYFLNWAMTGIVDITAVALYMHYWGTFADVPQWLFALGALSIVTLMNLIGVKWFAEMEFWFALIKVAAIAIFLVVGTVYLGTGSLLDGNTPGLHLITDNGGLFPHGILPALVLVQGVIFAFAGIEIIGTTAGECKNPEQVLPKAVNSVIWRIGLFYVGSVALLVCLLPWNAYQAGQSPFVTFFSKLGVPYIGTIMNIVVLSAALSSLNSGLYSTGRILRSLSLGGSAPAFLSKMSKQSVPYTGILVTVCIHIIGVVLNYVVPSQVFEIVLNIASLGIICSWAFIILCQMQLRKAIRQGKAKPVAFKMPGAPVTSWLTLAFLVSVLGLMAFDYPNGTWTIATIPVLTIMLIIGWRGLKKQHEAVKLANQ
- a CDS encoding Tm-1-like ATP-binding domain-containing protein encodes the protein MGSEVGSVYIASTTDTKGKEQVYVRELIAATGLKTVTVDLSTHSRMSDATDISAETVASYHPQGVSAVFCHDRGQAISAMAVAFEHFMLSRDDIAGVLGLGGSGGTALITPAMQALPIGMPKLMVSTMASGDISGYIGASDISMMYSVTDVAGLNRISRQVLGNAAHQIAGAVKFHIQEHHEDKPAIGLTMFGVTTPCIQKASELLEAEFDCLVFHATGSGGKAMEKLVDSHLLTGVLDLTTTEVCDLLFDGVLACGLERFDAIANTRVPYVASCGALDMVNFGSPASVPEKYAHRLFYNHNAQVTLMRTTIDENIAMARWIGEKLNRCEGEVRFLIPEGGFSALDAPDQAFWHPEARDAFISTLESIVQQTARRQIIRLPFHINDPLFAHAAVDAFRALVK
- a CDS encoding SDR family oxidoreductase, translated to MLKGKRAIVTGGGRDFGQAVSVWLAREGVTVDLCARKQADAQTSVDIIHREGGTACAYQCDIANPDSVRDFSARLLDDSTPVDILVLSAAQWLEGALGEEDADTDIVSTINAGLTGSILLTKALLPSLRRSQSADILAMVSVCGIPQFNDSIAHPAFFAAKHGMSGFSQNLAHHVAQENIRVTGFYPPDFEVTGFDEYPASGEKMGEHLLNARSIWEAMRFALTQPRSCHINAIHFQGPTRADISL